In Haliscomenobacter hydrossis DSM 1100, the DNA window GATGACCGGGCAATTGTTGGCGGGTTTGGCTACCATATCGGCTCCGGTTTGGATGCGGATGTTGCGCCAGCGCACCTTTTTACCCAACAACGCTTTGTCGTTGCCGATGGAGTGAACCTGCAGGGCGATGAAGCCTTTTTCCACCAAAGTATCGACCAAACTGGCGGTAGGAATATCGTTGATCCAGGTGCGGATGTTGCCGTCGATGGCTTCGATGCGGTATTTGTTCCAGGCACCGTTGGGTTTAAATGCCTTTTGTCCTTCTGGATTGATGTTGAGGTTGTACAACCACTGGCGGCGTTGCTCATCGTAAATGCCACCCGACCAGGCACGTGCGGAGGGATCTACCTCAGCTTGAGGGCCATATACGACTTCTTTGCCGTCCTTGTTCGTTTTGAGGTTGCTGCGAAACTGGATGCCCGAGTTCATGGTGCCTTCCAGCGACAATTCGAGCTCTAAAACAAAGTTGTCGTACATTTTATCACTGCACAAAAAAGTATTGGGAGTATTTGCTGCGGTCGTGCCGATGATCTCGTTATTGCCAATGGTATAGGTGGCGTTTCCCCCTTTTTGAGTCCAACCTTTGAGGGTTTTTCCATCAAAAAGTGAGGTCCATTTCCCGGTTTGAGCAGAAACACTCATGGTGATGCCAAGCAGTAAGCTCAGCAGTATTAGCTGTTTTTTCATAATTGCAATGCGGTAACTTTGTTTCACAAGTACTGTTTTCAACAGTAAAGACTTTATTCTGGTTGTTCACCCTGAACTATCCCGAGATTATTCATAGATTTTAGGAGAAGAACCAGATTTTTTCGCAAATTTACGCATACCCTTAACACAGAATATGAAAAAAAGAAACTTCTTTCTTGCCCTGATGGCCATTGTTTTATTGGGTTGTTCATTTTTGTCAAGTACATCCAGTTCCCGAAAAAAACCGAACATTATCTTCATTTTGACCGATGACCACCGCTGGGACGCTTTGGGTTATGCGGGCAACGGTTTGATTCACACCCCGGAAATGGACAAACTGGCAAAAGAGGGAGTCTATTTCCGAAAGGCAATGGTGACGACCCCGATTTGTGCGGCAAGTAGAGCGAGTATTCTTACTGGTACCTATGAACGAAGGCATGGATATACCTTTCAGAAAGGAGCAATTGGAAAAGAATTTATGGATTTCTCATACCCCAAACTATTGCGGGATGCTGGTTATTTTACCGGCTTTTATGGGAAATTTGGCGTGAAATACGAGCATAAAAATGAGCTTTTTAATGTCTATGAAGACTATGACAGAAACACTAATTTTAAAGACAAACGAGGCTATTTTTATAAAAAACTGGGCAAAGATACGGTCCATTTAACACGTTATACCGGGCAAAAGGCTCTTGATTTTATTGACAAAACTTCTGCTGATCAACCTTTTTGTTTGTCATTGAGCTTTAGTGCTCCTCACGCCCATGATGAAGCCCCTGACCAATATTTTTGGGATAAAACAACGGACCACTTACTACAAGGAGTGACCATGCCTAAACCGGATTTGACAGATGACTCTTTTTTTAATGCCTTGCCAGACAAGGTAAAAGCAGGTTTTAGTCGCTTAAGATGGACCTGGAGATTTGATACCCCCGAAAAATATCAAAAGAGTGTGAAAGGATACTATCGGATGATTTCAGGGATTGATTTGGAAATTGCCAAGATTCGCCAACAACTCAGGAAGAAAGGTCTGGAAAAAAATACCATTATTATACTCATGGGTGACAATGGATATTTTTTGGGCGAAAGGCAGTTGGCAGACAAGTGGTTGATGTACGACAATTCGATCCGGGTACCACTCATCATCTTCGATCCAAGGAGACGTAAACATCTCGATATTGATGAAATGACTTTGAACATCGATGTCACAGCTACCATGTTGGATATGGCTGGCGTTGATCGGCCAAAAAAATGGCAGGGAAAGAGCCTTCTTCCTATGGTATCTGGAGTAAGTAAAACATTACAACGCGATACTGTTTTGATTGAACACCTCTGGCA includes these proteins:
- a CDS encoding 3-keto-disaccharide hydrolase; amino-acid sequence: MKKQLILLSLLLGITMSVSAQTGKWTSLFDGKTLKGWTQKGGNATYTIGNNEIIGTTAANTPNTFLCSDKMYDNFVLELELSLEGTMNSGIQFRSNLKTNKDGKEVVYGPQAEVDPSARAWSGGIYDEQRRQWLYNLNINPEGQKAFKPNGAWNKYRIEAIDGNIRTWINDIPTASLVDTLVEKGFIALQVHSIGNDKALLGKKVRWRNIRIQTGADMVAKPANNCPVINLKPNSLSEAEKKLGWRLLFNGQNLDGWRSAFKTTAPEAGWGVNNGVLFIQGSDGSESRSFGDIVSREEFKAFELTFDFKLTPGANSGVKYFVSEKFDSKGGSAIGLEYQLLDDEKHPDAKMGAAGNRTLASLYDLIPSYKLDGRFQRKVGEWCQARIVVMPNNIVQHWLNGFKVLEYERKSNIFAALVARSKYSGFEGFGTNDQGHILLQDHGNTVYYRSIKIRTL
- a CDS encoding sulfatase: MKKRNFFLALMAIVLLGCSFLSSTSSSRKKPNIIFILTDDHRWDALGYAGNGLIHTPEMDKLAKEGVYFRKAMVTTPICAASRASILTGTYERRHGYTFQKGAIGKEFMDFSYPKLLRDAGYFTGFYGKFGVKYEHKNELFNVYEDYDRNTNFKDKRGYFYKKLGKDTVHLTRYTGQKALDFIDKTSADQPFCLSLSFSAPHAHDEAPDQYFWDKTTDHLLQGVTMPKPDLTDDSFFNALPDKVKAGFSRLRWTWRFDTPEKYQKSVKGYYRMISGIDLEIAKIRQQLRKKGLEKNTIIILMGDNGYFLGERQLADKWLMYDNSIRVPLIIFDPRRRKHLDIDEMTLNIDVTATMLDMAGVDRPKKWQGKSLLPMVSGVSKTLQRDTVLIEHLWQFEAIPPSEGIRTKDWKYFRYINDKSIEELYDLRHDPKEIVNLAQDEKHQHLLLKMREKTEQLIATHQSN